From a single Gimesia fumaroli genomic region:
- a CDS encoding FliI/YscN family ATPase, with the protein MFDVSQQIKQVLPFRLTGRVTRVVGLTASVSGFPAPLGAVCAIDRENGQPIEAEVVGFQDEETLLLPYEELTGIRRGDRVSLVQSVPAVAVGEGILGRVLDGRGRCIDGKNQAMLSHRANLKAKPISPLNRPRIDAPLSTGIRTIDGLLTCGKGQRLGIFAGSGVGKSTLMGQMARQSSADVNVVCLVGERGREVREFLDRDLGPEGLARSVVIVATSDEPALIRLRAAHLATAVSEFFRDSGKDVLLMMDSVTRYALAQREIGLAAGEPPATRGYPPSVFSLLPKLLERSGRTDSGSITGFYTVLVEADDANEPISDTVRGILDGHIMLSRKLAHESHWPAIDVLQSISRSMNDITTPEHQQSAAELKKLMAAYQQSEDLISIGAYQGGSNFEVDLAIKLRPLWNEYLKQGNTEDSNFELAANGLQNLMTRMQQLKPMKTENAQQGASPGQETEAAGSAS; encoded by the coding sequence ATGTTCGACGTTTCTCAACAGATAAAACAGGTTTTACCATTTCGTCTGACAGGGCGGGTGACACGGGTGGTTGGTTTGACTGCATCCGTATCCGGTTTTCCCGCGCCGCTGGGGGCGGTCTGTGCGATTGATCGCGAAAACGGACAGCCGATTGAAGCAGAGGTGGTGGGGTTTCAGGATGAAGAAACCTTATTACTGCCATATGAAGAATTAACCGGCATCCGTCGCGGGGATCGAGTTTCGCTAGTTCAATCAGTGCCCGCAGTCGCCGTCGGTGAAGGAATTCTGGGGCGTGTTCTGGATGGGCGTGGACGTTGCATTGATGGTAAAAACCAGGCGATGTTGTCACATCGTGCCAATCTGAAAGCCAAGCCGATCTCCCCTTTGAACCGGCCTCGGATCGATGCGCCGTTAAGTACCGGTATCCGAACCATTGATGGGTTGTTAACGTGTGGCAAAGGGCAGCGCCTCGGTATCTTCGCCGGAAGTGGTGTCGGAAAAAGTACTTTAATGGGCCAGATGGCACGGCAGAGTTCTGCTGATGTGAACGTGGTTTGTCTGGTTGGCGAGCGAGGCCGCGAAGTTCGTGAATTTCTTGATCGGGATTTAGGGCCCGAAGGCCTGGCACGTAGTGTGGTGATTGTGGCGACCAGCGATGAACCAGCTTTGATTCGTCTTCGCGCGGCGCATCTGGCAACAGCCGTCTCCGAATTCTTTCGTGATAGTGGTAAAGACGTGTTGTTGATGATGGACAGTGTCACCCGTTATGCGTTAGCGCAGCGTGAGATCGGGCTCGCAGCAGGTGAACCCCCGGCAACCAGAGGATATCCGCCTAGCGTCTTTTCCCTCCTTCCGAAGTTACTGGAACGCAGTGGTCGCACTGATTCAGGCAGTATTACCGGCTTCTATACCGTTCTCGTTGAAGCTGATGATGCGAACGAACCGATTTCAGATACAGTGCGGGGAATTTTGGACGGTCATATCATGCTGTCCCGTAAGCTCGCGCATGAATCGCACTGGCCTGCGATTGATGTTTTGCAGAGTATCAGTCGCTCGATGAATGATATTACCACCCCGGAACATCAACAATCTGCGGCAGAGTTGAAGAAGCTGATGGCCGCCTATCAGCAGTCGGAAGATTTGATTTCGATTGGCGCATATCAGGGCGGGTCGAATTTTGAAGTTGATCTCGCGATAAAGTTGAGACCTTTATGGAATGAATATCTGAAACAGGGGAATACGGAAGACTCCAATTTTGAGCTGGCGGCAAACGGACTTCAAAATTTAATGACACGGATGCAGCAACTCAAACCAATGAAAACGGAGAACGCGCAGCAGGGGGCGTCACCCGGGCAGGAGACTGAAGCGGCTGGCAGCGCATCTTGA
- a CDS encoding tetratricopeptide repeat protein: protein MAEENEDQPESDEAANVAVQEPPADEAEETAVEETEAVTLSLRDKVTKFVKARWKILGGVVSVLTLLSIYLLSGTGEPEKTPKEKLAEALELIETSQDTKSWAQAKRMAYDLKKEEYQDPDFPGALYYIFGVVAFRNAEELSGEAQDKQYLIASRYLKEAERRAVDQAHRPEWCFALGTCLNLLGSAKQSRSLLEEAVETYPAGKLKASMLLTDIYLDHKADAELKKAFDLNTNAIQMEDLNDETLDRLYLQRAQLFLAQGKNEQAQKVLAQVKQKDSVDQVTLVFKAQTLMADGKYKEALAILAPVKDNLGLERKFSRQASYLMGLCAESLNDDEAAIGFYEQTTYRYAGTHEGLAAYLHLAELLRENGRTEEALIAYRKSLRAIESPSEFRNRWISLERIQKYVLDAWNDWVDEKKIKNGVTYFNAAIQLSDYLPPVLPDVQAKELAANANRRWAEYLERLYEDSTITEQEAMRPKLNERWKQSGIAHFELARKLSTSDRYGEILSISAEHFQKGHDFETALNVLTRFINTNPDKQMPQALVRRGEILLELDQLDQAIDHFQRVVTNYPTDVASFQAKYLMGVAYLEKNELERAQGIWKDILEISNLTPKAKQWGDSLFSLGKLNFHLGKIADSKKDEAEQSDSEEQQSPAKAKNQYYDQATKRLREYVDRYPDSEKVHEARYLLARSLQNLADQPFREMKHAKTDNAREELKRKQFAYLNMANEQLQILNRELRRLESLDRLDVLGKRLLKSTCFGMAHLLYLTEEYEEAIKYYHDAVNRYPQCTEVLIAYMKMSGCYESLGKKNEAKSMLEQAKIILRQMPDSVFDSKATNLGREEWNRWLDWSRELRDSDNRTNQL from the coding sequence ATGGCAGAAGAAAACGAAGATCAACCCGAATCAGATGAGGCTGCGAACGTAGCGGTGCAAGAGCCGCCTGCAGACGAGGCTGAAGAAACTGCGGTCGAGGAGACCGAAGCGGTTACGCTCTCGTTACGTGACAAGGTTACGAAGTTTGTCAAAGCACGCTGGAAGATTCTGGGAGGGGTTGTTTCAGTATTGACGTTGCTGTCAATTTACCTGTTGTCGGGAACGGGGGAACCTGAAAAGACACCCAAGGAAAAGCTGGCGGAAGCATTAGAGTTGATCGAGACTTCTCAGGATACGAAATCCTGGGCGCAAGCTAAGAGAATGGCATATGACCTGAAAAAGGAAGAGTATCAGGACCCTGATTTTCCAGGTGCCTTGTATTATATCTTTGGTGTAGTTGCCTTTCGTAATGCAGAGGAATTATCGGGAGAAGCCCAGGACAAGCAATATTTGATTGCCAGCCGATATCTCAAAGAGGCGGAGAGAAGAGCCGTCGATCAGGCGCATCGCCCTGAGTGGTGTTTTGCTTTGGGAACCTGTCTCAATTTGCTGGGGTCTGCGAAGCAATCGCGTTCCTTACTGGAAGAGGCTGTTGAGACCTACCCTGCCGGGAAATTAAAGGCCTCCATGTTACTGACGGATATTTATCTTGATCACAAAGCTGATGCGGAACTGAAAAAAGCGTTTGATTTAAATACGAATGCCATTCAGATGGAAGATCTGAATGATGAGACGCTGGATCGGTTGTATCTGCAGCGCGCACAGCTTTTTCTGGCACAAGGTAAGAACGAGCAGGCACAGAAGGTGTTGGCTCAGGTGAAACAGAAGGATTCTGTGGATCAGGTAACGCTGGTATTCAAAGCACAGACATTGATGGCAGATGGGAAGTACAAAGAGGCATTAGCGATTCTGGCTCCGGTAAAAGACAATCTGGGACTGGAACGAAAATTTTCCAGGCAAGCCTCCTATTTGATGGGGTTGTGTGCGGAATCTCTCAATGATGATGAAGCCGCCATTGGTTTTTATGAGCAGACGACATATCGCTATGCGGGGACCCATGAAGGGCTGGCTGCCTATTTGCACCTGGCCGAGTTGTTACGGGAAAACGGACGAACTGAAGAGGCTTTGATCGCATATCGCAAGTCGTTGAGAGCGATTGAAAGTCCCTCTGAATTTCGGAATCGCTGGATCAGTCTGGAGAGGATTCAGAAATATGTCCTGGATGCCTGGAATGATTGGGTCGACGAAAAGAAGATTAAAAACGGTGTAACCTATTTCAATGCCGCGATTCAGCTGTCTGATTACTTACCACCTGTCTTGCCTGATGTTCAGGCGAAAGAGCTGGCGGCAAATGCCAATCGGCGCTGGGCAGAGTATTTAGAGCGTCTCTACGAAGACTCTACGATCACAGAGCAGGAGGCAATGCGGCCTAAGTTAAATGAGCGCTGGAAGCAGAGTGGGATCGCTCATTTCGAACTTGCCAGGAAATTAAGTACGTCTGACCGCTATGGGGAGATCTTATCGATTTCTGCAGAGCACTTCCAAAAAGGGCATGATTTTGAAACGGCCTTGAATGTGTTGACGCGCTTTATCAATACAAACCCTGATAAGCAGATGCCTCAGGCATTGGTCCGTCGCGGCGAAATACTGCTTGAGTTGGATCAACTTGATCAAGCCATTGATCATTTTCAACGTGTGGTCACAAACTATCCCACAGACGTGGCTTCATTTCAGGCAAAATATCTGATGGGAGTTGCGTATCTGGAAAAAAATGAGCTGGAGCGTGCCCAGGGCATCTGGAAAGACATTCTGGAAATCAGCAATTTAACTCCAAAGGCAAAGCAGTGGGGCGATTCACTATTTTCACTGGGAAAGCTGAATTTTCATCTGGGCAAAATCGCTGATTCAAAAAAAGACGAAGCTGAGCAGAGTGATTCTGAAGAGCAGCAATCACCGGCAAAGGCAAAGAATCAGTATTACGATCAAGCAACAAAGCGGTTACGCGAATATGTGGACCGATATCCGGATTCAGAAAAGGTTCACGAGGCGCGGTATCTGTTGGCGCGCTCGCTCCAGAATCTCGCCGATCAACCGTTTCGAGAAATGAAACATGCAAAAACAGACAATGCGCGAGAGGAACTGAAACGCAAACAATTTGCCTATTTAAATATGGCCAACGAGCAGCTACAAATTTTAAACCGTGAACTACGACGGCTGGAAAGCCTGGATCGGCTTGACGTGCTGGGGAAACGGCTGTTGAAGTCAACCTGTTTCGGGATGGCACATTTACTGTATCTGACTGAAGAGTATGAAGAAGCAATCAAATACTATCATGATGCCGTCAATCGTTATCCTCAGTGCACGGAAGTTTTGATTGCCTACATGAAAATGTCAGGCTGTTACGAAAGTCTGGGTAAAAAAAATGAAGCCAAAAGCATGCTCGAGCAGGCAAAAATTATTTTGAGACAGATGCCCGACAGTGTATTTGATTCCAAAGCAACTAACTTGGGACGCGAAGAGTGGAATCGCTGGTTGGACTGGTCTCGTGAATTACGTGATTCTGATAACCGGACCAATCAGTTATAG
- a CDS encoding flagellar basal body rod protein FlgB produces MLEQMLNSKSLPLLEKMAAFTERRQEVLAGNIANIDTPSYKMRDLPVAEFQKALREAVELKGKLNEPAAQQSLAMPVTLANQPVETELEKLFPRSLFQAQEAAPQNITFQDENNRSIESQVMNMTKNSMMQQFAVEVMMAQLNQLFTVISERA; encoded by the coding sequence ATGTTAGAGCAAATGCTGAATTCGAAATCATTGCCATTGCTGGAAAAAATGGCTGCATTCACCGAGCGCAGGCAGGAAGTTCTGGCGGGGAATATCGCGAATATTGATACTCCATCTTATAAAATGCGCGATTTACCCGTTGCCGAATTTCAAAAGGCATTACGCGAAGCGGTGGAGTTGAAAGGAAAGCTGAATGAGCCCGCAGCGCAACAGTCTTTAGCGATGCCGGTGACGCTTGCCAATCAGCCGGTCGAAACAGAACTCGAAAAACTGTTCCCTCGCAGCCTGTTTCAGGCACAGGAAGCAGCGCCCCAGAATATCACGTTTCAGGATGAAAATAACCGGAGTATCGAATCTCAGGTTATGAACATGACGAAAAACTCAATGATGCAGCAGTTTGCCGTTGAGGTCATGATGGCACAGTTGAACCAGTTATTTACTGTGATTTCAGAGCGGGCCTAG
- the flgC gene encoding flagellar basal body rod protein FlgC — MLKGIDISTSALVAQRQRMNTIAGNIAAVNVAYDPNSGEEPFYRRMVTFQADTESLDLETSGAGVKYKVEIDTDTPLRKTYDPGHRYADQDGNVTYPNIDVVTEFVNAMEAGRAYEANISALDITKDMFNTSLRILG, encoded by the coding sequence ATGTTAAAGGGAATTGACATCAGTACCAGTGCCTTGGTGGCACAGCGTCAGCGGATGAATACCATCGCTGGCAATATTGCTGCAGTAAACGTCGCTTACGATCCCAATAGTGGGGAAGAGCCCTTTTATCGTCGCATGGTGACGTTTCAGGCAGATACCGAGAGCTTAGACCTGGAAACGTCGGGGGCCGGGGTGAAGTATAAGGTCGAAATTGATACAGACACACCTTTAAGAAAAACATATGATCCCGGACACCGTTATGCGGATCAGGACGGGAACGTCACGTATCCCAATATTGATGTCGTGACCGAGTTCGTAAATGCCATGGAAGCCGGCCGTGCTTACGAGGCAAATATTTCCGCGTTGGATATCACGAAAGACATGTTCAATACTTCATTAAGAATCCTGGGCTGA
- the fliG gene encoding flagellar motor switch protein FliG: MDELQKAAILLLSLDKALAAEVLSLMSKEDVEKVTMMIARMQDVSKEQQAAVLNEFSALRGEQTTMERGGLDAVNELLEQSLGKEGAGSILDSINQTMNSVPFGFLQKSGANNLLTFIIEEHPQTIAMIMSHLPSNMAAEVLAGLPSNKQMDVIKRIANMEQTSPEVIRDVEKSLEHRMKNTFSQGMEKAGGVELVAEILNVTDRMTNKGILESMDQETPDLADEIRRLMFVFDDLVKLDGKAIQALLKEVDNNQWAVALKGASEEIKSKVLGNLSQRAADMLREEMEYLGPIKVSDVEAVQQQIVDSVRRLEDAGEIEVAAGNESEQYIT, encoded by the coding sequence ATGGATGAACTGCAAAAAGCGGCAATTTTATTATTGAGTCTGGATAAAGCACTGGCTGCGGAAGTGTTGAGTCTGATGTCAAAAGAAGATGTCGAAAAAGTGACCATGATGATTGCCCGCATGCAAGATGTTTCCAAAGAGCAGCAGGCCGCCGTGTTAAATGAGTTTTCTGCATTGCGAGGCGAACAAACTACGATGGAGCGGGGCGGGTTGGATGCCGTCAATGAGCTGCTGGAACAGTCATTGGGGAAAGAAGGCGCCGGATCGATTCTGGATAGCATCAACCAGACCATGAATTCCGTGCCTTTTGGATTTTTGCAGAAATCGGGTGCGAATAACCTGCTGACGTTTATTATCGAAGAACATCCGCAGACGATCGCCATGATCATGTCGCATTTACCGAGTAACATGGCGGCGGAAGTGTTGGCGGGTCTGCCCTCAAATAAGCAGATGGATGTGATTAAACGTATTGCCAATATGGAGCAAACCAGCCCGGAAGTCATCCGGGATGTGGAAAAAAGCCTGGAACATCGGATGAAGAATACATTCAGCCAGGGGATGGAAAAAGCCGGGGGTGTTGAACTGGTTGCAGAAATTCTAAACGTGACGGACCGGATGACGAATAAAGGGATCCTGGAAAGCATGGATCAGGAAACACCTGATCTGGCGGATGAGATTCGGCGTCTGATGTTTGTCTTTGATGATCTGGTCAAACTGGATGGTAAAGCGATTCAGGCTCTGCTGAAGGAAGTTGATAATAATCAGTGGGCAGTCGCACTCAAAGGTGCTTCCGAAGAGATCAAATCAAAAGTTCTCGGCAACCTGTCGCAACGGGCGGCAGATATGCTGCGTGAAGAAATGGAATATCTGGGACCGATCAAAGTCAGTGACGTGGAAGCGGTTCAGCAACAGATTGTAGATAGCGTCAGGCGACTGGAAGACGCCGGCGAAATTGAAGTTGCCGCCGGTAATGAAAGCGAACAGTACATTACCTGA
- the fliE gene encoding flagellar hook-basal body complex protein FliE, translated as MTSSISQIGNTFLPGIPPVGLNENPAGGVSGGLSFKDMMLQSLDNVNQLQVQSDQAIEAGLLGEDITQAEVFSSIKKADLALRMMVQMRNKLLEAYNEVQNMQL; from the coding sequence ATGACAAGCTCTATCAGTCAAATTGGAAATACATTTTTACCGGGAATTCCGCCGGTCGGCTTGAATGAGAATCCCGCTGGTGGCGTAAGCGGTGGCCTTTCATTCAAGGACATGATGCTGCAGTCCCTCGACAATGTCAATCAGTTGCAGGTTCAATCGGACCAGGCAATTGAAGCAGGTCTGTTAGGTGAAGATATCACACAGGCAGAAGTGTTTTCTTCGATCAAAAAGGCTGATCTGGCGCTAAGGATGATGGTTCAGATGCGAAACAAACTACTGGAAGCCTATAACGAAGTCCAGAATATGCAATTATAA
- a CDS encoding sigma-54-dependent transcriptional regulator, whose protein sequence is MNKSVMKHSAGRGIVQVVSADRIRRLEVCTQFSNLGYTVVPLSEIVFSQGARRPEADVCVLLDQKAISDFMITVESVPGESLIPVLSYPAFSNDASQSFLNPSRTASHETMAPFAELRSQDSLDSISRLIDSAIKYARLSRECNDLISELNARSSRRLIGYSQAIQTLRDRIADVVHLQTPVLVQGIAGSDLSLVTEIIHDSSFLNYQPFIKVNCSSLTTENIERELSGYFTHEETEYSNEPVWNPGRIEQAEGGTLVLDQVHLASLPVQAVLLKLLERGEYFSPEDGQFKGLNCRIISTSHASLKDLSVQNQYKRKLAGILSRSTISVPRLNDRKEDLALLTEHLLNEVSQTEGTVPKLLTLDGLEILKKHDWVGDVQELRNLIRHVNRVDNGLRLDAASLLPWIGSESIANADALVGMTLREMEQKLIESTFARCGGNRENTAQMLDIGLRTLSGKLRSYGYPPRGGPGSKRSFTVKRAA, encoded by the coding sequence ATGAATAAAAGTGTAATGAAGCATTCTGCAGGACGTGGGATTGTTCAGGTTGTGTCAGCGGACCGGATTCGTCGGTTGGAAGTTTGTACTCAATTTTCGAATCTGGGATACACGGTCGTTCCTCTGTCGGAAATCGTATTTTCGCAAGGGGCACGACGTCCTGAGGCAGATGTTTGCGTTTTGCTGGATCAAAAAGCCATTTCCGACTTTATGATTACAGTGGAGTCGGTTCCTGGGGAGAGTTTAATTCCGGTTTTGAGTTATCCGGCATTCAGTAATGATGCTTCGCAGTCATTTTTGAATCCTTCTCGCACTGCTTCTCATGAAACTATGGCACCGTTTGCTGAGTTGCGGTCGCAGGATTCACTGGACAGTATCAGCCGCCTGATTGATTCTGCGATTAAATATGCCCGGTTATCGCGCGAATGCAATGATTTGATTTCTGAACTCAATGCACGCTCCAGTCGTCGTCTGATTGGTTATAGTCAGGCCATTCAGACACTACGAGATCGTATTGCCGATGTGGTTCATTTACAGACTCCAGTCCTCGTACAGGGGATTGCAGGTTCAGACTTGTCGCTGGTGACGGAAATTATTCATGATTCCAGTTTTTTGAATTATCAGCCATTCATCAAAGTGAACTGCAGTAGCTTGACTACAGAAAATATTGAGCGAGAACTGTCAGGTTATTTTACCCATGAGGAAACTGAGTATTCAAATGAGCCAGTCTGGAATCCCGGCCGGATCGAGCAGGCAGAGGGGGGGACGCTGGTTCTTGATCAGGTGCATCTGGCTTCATTGCCTGTCCAGGCGGTATTGTTGAAACTATTGGAACGGGGGGAGTATTTCTCTCCGGAAGACGGCCAGTTCAAAGGTTTAAACTGCCGCATCATTTCGACGAGCCATGCCTCACTCAAGGATTTGAGCGTGCAAAATCAGTACAAGAGAAAACTGGCTGGAATTCTCTCACGGTCAACAATTTCGGTCCCTCGCTTGAATGATCGAAAAGAAGATCTGGCTCTACTGACAGAACATCTTTTAAACGAAGTATCTCAGACTGAAGGCACGGTTCCCAAGCTGTTAACGTTAGATGGACTGGAAATTCTCAAGAAGCATGACTGGGTCGGTGATGTTCAAGAGCTGCGAAATCTGATTCGTCATGTGAACCGGGTTGATAATGGTCTTCGCCTGGATGCTGCCAGTTTATTGCCTTGGATTGGATCAGAATCAATCGCGAACGCGGATGCTTTAGTGGGCATGACGTTGCGGGAGATGGAGCAGAAGCTGATTGAAAGTACGTTTGCCCGCTGTGGTGGTAACCGGGAAAATACGGCACAAATGCTGGATATTGGATTACGGACGCTGTCGGGTAAGTTGAGATCATACGGATATCCTCCGCGTGGAGGCCCAGGTTCCAAGCGGAGTTTTACGGTCAAGCGGGCTGCTTGA
- a CDS encoding flagellar export chaperone FlgN, with translation MNSTQMIDYHKLFSVRLDYSKALLNLSYQQQDLIDQDDYSGLLDVLGKKQRLLGQLDQYKKQLPALWEKWKTDRDQLPAETRESCEQVLYESETVLAKLLENEDTSTRCMVDRRDRTKQQIQSLNQGEKVGEAYRDSLAPVTHRHLNIDQ, from the coding sequence ATGAATTCCACACAGATGATTGATTATCACAAATTGTTTTCGGTTCGCCTGGACTATTCTAAAGCGTTGTTGAACCTTTCGTATCAACAACAGGATTTGATTGACCAGGATGACTATTCCGGATTACTGGATGTGCTGGGAAAAAAACAGCGACTGCTGGGGCAGCTGGATCAGTATAAAAAACAACTGCCCGCACTCTGGGAAAAGTGGAAGACAGACAGAGATCAGTTGCCCGCCGAAACACGAGAATCATGTGAGCAGGTCCTTTATGAGTCTGAAACTGTGCTGGCGAAACTGCTCGAAAATGAAGATACCAGCACACGGTGTATGGTTGATCGTCGCGATCGCACGAAGCAGCAGATTCAATCATTGAATCAGGGAGAAAAAGTCGGAGAAGCGTATCGTGACAGTCTGGCGCCGGTGACACATCGGCATTTAAATATAGATCAGTAG
- a CDS encoding FliH/SctL family protein, producing MAELEPVKLLKAEAFRALGSKIAYNFNDMEKRCEDYLQNVRNQTRQMILDAQQEAEKIKQDAFEAGKQQGHAEAQHELETIIQTRSQEQANRIVEEKLGAIYPAMQAAVEGLQREQIHWRQTWDATAVEICLSIAEKMIRHELKAHPESVRAMMGEALKLASGTQHIRFHLNPADVTHLGESTKQFVTNLTGCQTCEIFEDESISSGGCFIETQHGTIDATLEAQLDRISQELVIQTQD from the coding sequence ATGGCGGAACTGGAACCGGTAAAGTTGTTGAAAGCAGAAGCATTTCGGGCTCTTGGTTCGAAAATCGCCTATAATTTCAATGACATGGAAAAGCGTTGCGAAGATTATTTACAGAATGTACGTAATCAGACACGGCAGATGATTCTGGATGCACAGCAGGAAGCCGAGAAGATTAAACAGGATGCATTCGAAGCGGGTAAACAGCAGGGGCATGCCGAAGCCCAGCACGAATTAGAGACCATTATTCAAACACGCTCTCAAGAACAAGCCAATCGCATTGTAGAGGAAAAACTGGGGGCAATTTATCCGGCGATGCAGGCAGCGGTCGAGGGACTACAGCGTGAACAGATTCACTGGCGGCAAACCTGGGATGCGACGGCTGTAGAGATCTGCCTGAGTATTGCGGAAAAAATGATCCGCCATGAACTCAAGGCTCATCCTGAATCTGTGCGGGCAATGATGGGCGAAGCACTCAAGCTGGCATCAGGCACACAGCATATCCGGTTCCATCTGAATCCAGCAGATGTCACGCATCTTGGTGAAAGTACAAAGCAGTTTGTCACGAATCTGACGGGATGCCAGACCTGTGAAATTTTTGAAGACGAATCAATTTCTTCCGGAGGCTGTTTTATTGAAACGCAGCATGGAACGATTGACGCCACACTGGAAGCACAATTAGATCGCATTTCTCAGGAACTAGTGATCCAGACTCAGGATTAA
- a CDS encoding flagellar export protein FliJ: MKKFEFQFESVLKMRRHKRSLCRQLLGEILQTDQRLIDQRSQLEQLRQEQFQEIRERQAVGVVDIDGATSLRFYAGQLQAQIQNVIANRKIIEKQIIACRQALARSEQEVKAMEKLSDKHRSEFLYVQNRKEDMALEETWAATQQTGVVR, translated from the coding sequence ATGAAAAAGTTCGAGTTTCAATTCGAGTCTGTACTCAAAATGCGACGTCATAAGCGAAGTTTATGCCGTCAGTTATTGGGGGAAATTCTGCAGACGGATCAGCGATTGATCGATCAGCGGTCGCAGTTGGAGCAACTTCGGCAGGAGCAATTCCAGGAGATTCGTGAACGGCAGGCAGTGGGCGTCGTGGATATTGATGGCGCAACCAGTTTGCGGTTTTACGCGGGGCAGTTGCAGGCGCAGATTCAGAATGTGATTGCGAATCGTAAAATAATCGAGAAGCAGATCATTGCCTGCAGGCAGGCGCTGGCGCGATCAGAGCAGGAAGTGAAAGCAATGGAAAAACTGTCTGACAAACACCGCAGTGAGTTTCTCTATGTGCAAAACAGGAAAGAAGACATGGCGCTTGAAGAAACCTGGGCTGCGACTCAACAAACGGGAGTTGTAAGATGA